In one Nicotiana sylvestris chromosome 8, ASM39365v2, whole genome shotgun sequence genomic region, the following are encoded:
- the LOC104246350 gene encoding protein HOTHEAD produces MEFGLINAALLAFFFFLRFCFSEKAPNYSFMHQATTAPETSYYDYIIIGGGTAGCPLAATLSQNYSVLLLERGGSPYGNPNITNLSEFGSALSDLSPTSPSQRFISEDGVINARARVLGGASCLNAGFYSRAGTKYVNRVGWDGKLVNESYIWVENKVAFQPPVKQWQSAVRDGLVESGVVPYNGFTYDHINGTKVGGTIFDANGSRHTAADLLEYANPSGIIVLLHASVHKILFNTKGVARRVARGVVFRDALGKKHKAYLKRGEMNEVIVSSGALGSPQMLMLSGVGPSAQLKAHNITVVLDQPNVGQGMSDNPMNAIFVPSPVPVEVSLIQVVGITHFGSYIEAASGENFAGRETLSDYGMFSPKIGQLSTVPPKQRTPEALEKAINAMSELDDSAFRGGFIIEKIMGPISTGHLELRTRNPNDNPSVTFNYFKQPEDLQRCVNGLKVIENIIESKSFSKFRYDTISIPALLNLTASAPVNLLPRHDNVSVSLEQFCKDTVMTIWHYHGGCQVGRVVDQDYKVIGIGKLRVIDGSTFSYSPGTNPQATVMMLGRYMGVRILNERLAKEKSHIN; encoded by the exons ATGGAGTTTGGTTTGATCAATGCTGCTCTTCTtgcatttttcttctttcttcgcTTCTGTTTTTCTGAAAAAG CTCCAAACTACTCATTCATGCACCAAGCAACTACAGCTCCGGAGACTTCATACTACGACTACATAATCATCGGCGGCGGCACCGCCGGCTGCCCATTAGCCGCCACACTTTCTCAGAACTACAGCGTTCTTTTACTCGAACGCGGCGGTTCACCTTATGGAAATCCAAATATCACGAATTTATCGGAATTCGGATCAGCACTTTCTGATCTCTCGCCAACTTCGCCTTCTCAGCGTTTCATTTCCGAGGACGGTGTAATTAACGCGCGTGCACGCGTTCTGGGCGGAGCAAGCTGCTTAAATGCCGGGTTTTATTCACGCGCCGGCACAAAGTACGTGAACCGCGTGGGGTGGGATGGTAAGCTGGTGAATGAATCGTATATTTGGGTGGAAAACAAAGTGGCGTTTCAGCCGCCGGTTAAGCAGTGGCAATCCGCCGTGCGCGACGGTCTTGTGGAATCTGGGGTGGTGCCATACAATGGTTTTACATATGATCATATAAATGGGACTAAGGTTGGTGGTACTATCTTCGACGCCAACGGCAGCCGCCACACGGCTGCCGATCTTCTTGAGTATGCTAACCCTAGTGGCATCATTGTCCTTTTGCATGCTTCTGTCCATAAAATCTTGTTCAATACCAAAG GAGTGGCAAGGCGAGTAGCTCGTGGTGTAGTATTTAGAGATGCATTAGGGAAGAAACACAAGGCATACTTGAAAAGAGGAGAAATGAATGAAGTAATTGTTTCATCTGGGGCACTTGGGAGCCCACAAATGTTAATGTTAAGTGGGGTAGGCCCATCAGCCCAATTAAAGGCCCATAACATCACGGTTGTATTGGATCAGCCCAATGTTGGTCAAGGCATGTCGGACAACCCAATGAATGCCATTTTTGTGCCATCACCTGTCCCTGTTGAAGTTTCTCTCATTCAAGTTGTTGGCATTACTCACTTTGGTAGCTATATTGAAGCTGCCTCCGGCGAGAACTTCGCCGGCCGTGAAACTCTAAGCGATTACGGAATGTTCTCTCCAAAG attGGGCAGCTATCAACAGTGCCACCAAAACAAAGAACACCAGAAGCCTTGGAAAAAGCCATAAATGCCATGAGTGAACTAGATGATTCAGCTTTTAGAGGAGGATTCATAATAGAAAAGATAATGGGCCCAATATCCACAGGACACTTGGAGCTCCGAACCCGGAACCCGAATGACAATCCATCAGTCACCTTCAACTACTTCAAACAGCCAGAGGACTTACAAAGATGTGTAAATGGGCTCAAAGTGATAGAAAACATAATTGAATCAAAATCATTCTCAAAATTCAGATATGATACAATTTCAATACCAGCATTACTCAATTTGACAGCAAGTGCTCCAGTGAATTTATTGCCAAGACATGACAATGTTTCAGTGTCCTTAGAACAATTTTGTAAGGACACAGTTATGACAATTTGGCATTATCATGGAGGGTGTCAAGTTGGTAGGGTGGTTGATCAAGATTATAAGGTTATTGGGATTGGAAAATTAAGGGTAATTGATGGTTCAACTTTTAGTTACTCTCCTGGAACTAATCCTCAAGCCACTGTCATGATGCTAGGAAG GTATATGGGAGTAAGAATACTGAATGAGAGACTTGCAAAAGAGAAGAGTCATATTAATTGA
- the LOC138876308 gene encoding uncharacterized protein, whose translation MMKDLMSRKFDFQDLATVTLTQTCSAVVTRPVAEKLSDPGSFTIPCTIGNFAFAKALCDLGDNINLMPLVIYKRFGIGRARPTSMLLQLADRTVKRPFGILDDVLIQVGKFVFPADFVILDCKVDEEIPIILGRPFLATGRALIDCETGELKMRLNDEEIIFNVQKSMRRPSEFANCSLIDDVDVIVQSDDEVLTVEDPLAACLRGSEW comes from the coding sequence ATGATGAAAGATTTAATGTCCCGGAAATTTgacttccaagacttggccacggtGACACTTACTCAGACGTGTAGTGCAGTGGTAACTAGACCTGTTGCTGAAAAGCTCTCTGATCCAGGGAGTTTTactattccatgcactattggaaACTTTGCTTTTGCGAAAGCACTCTGTGATTTAGGGGACAAcattaatcttatgcccctggtcaTTTACAAAAGGTTCGGCATTgggagagctagacccacctctatgttgttgcagctggctgacaggactGTGAAGCGTCCATTTGGGATCCTTGATGATGTACTTATTCAGGTGGGGAAAttcgtgttccctgcagattttgtgatattggattgcaaagtggatgaagaaattcctatcatcttaggaagaccattcttggccacagGGAGAGCTCTTATTGATTGTGAGACCGGGGAACTTAAGATGAGGCTCAATGACGAAGAGATtatattcaatgtgcagaaatctatgaggcgaccaagtgagttcgccaattgctctcttattgatgatGTGGATGTAATCGTACAGTCTGATGATGAAGTGTTGACGGTTGAGGATCCCCTCGCTGCATGTTTGAGAGGAAGTGAATGGTGA
- the LOC104246351 gene encoding uncharacterized protein, whose product MQSPCLRLTREGCFNCCCQNSHGNQNHNSKISTIITCHREFIDTMASSIQPNSQFTNHECLPSCLELFTSLKEAYPHYNQTNLADEIRSQEYYHLSISKHVCLDYIGSGLFSYYQQQGCHSIDDSIASSSSAPPPPTQQSDSVNEPFFNISYKSVSLSTQLLYGGQESELESKMRERIMKYMNISKYDYSMVFTANQSSAFKLLADSYPFESNHNLVTTYDYENEAVEGMIDSAKRKGARVVSAEFSWLNLRVNSRKLRKMLVIKKNAKKKRGLFVFPLQSKVTGIRYSYQWMNIAQENGWHVLFDASALGPKEMETLGLSIFQPDFLICSFYKVFGENPSGFCCLFVKNSSISVLNKSSTSFGIISLVPATKPFDKNSSFSSSQSVQEVSQENSTEFQELKQVSEEPKPILTLFEILNWGLKSNNNKYKKVESKTSMSSDELECRGLDHADKLGLVLISSRARYLVNWLINALTRLQHPHAGDIHPPLVKIYGPKISFNRGLAVAFNVFDWKGQKVDPTLVQKLADRNNISISCAFLQHIWFSKMYDDEKKTILETRSGEVRDNKKGKLNCGVSVITVSIAMMTNFEDLYRLWSFIARFLDADFVEKERWRYKALNQTTIEV is encoded by the coding sequence ATGCAATCACCTTGTCTTAGATTGACAAGAGAAGGTTGTTTCAATTGTTGCTGCCAAAATTCCCATGGAAACCAAAACCACAACTCTAAAATCAGCACAATCATCACTTGTCATCGCGAATTTATCGATACAATGGCTTCTTCTATCCAACCAAATTCTCAATTCACTAACCATGAGTGTTTGCCTTCATGTTTAGAATTGTTTACAAGCTTAAAAGAAGCATATCCACACTACAACCAGACTAATCTAGCTGATGAAATCCGATCACAAGAATACTATCatctttctatatcaaaacatGTTTGTCTTGATTATATTGGCAGTGGTCTTTTTTCTTACTACCAACAACAAGGGTGTCATTCAATAGATGATTCAATCGCGTCTTCGTCATCAGCTCCTCCTCCTCCAACTCAACAATCTGATTCTGTCAATGAGCCTTTCTTTAACATATCATACAAGTCAGTAAGTTTAAGTACTCAGTTGCTATATGGAGGCCAAGAATCAGAGTTAGAGTCTAAAATGAGGGAAAGGATCATGAAATACATGAATATTTCTAAGTATGATTATTCTATGGTTTTCACAGCTAACCAATCTTCTGCTTTTAAACTATTGGCTGACTCTTATCCTTTTGAGTCCAATCACAACCTTGTTACTACTTATGATTATGAAAATGAAGCCGTTGAAGGAATGATAGATAGCGCGAAAAGGAAAGGTGCTCGAGTAGTATCAGCAGAATTCTCATGGCTTAATTTGAGAGTAAATTCAAGAAAATTGAGAAAGATGTTAGTTATCAAGAAAAATGCTAAAAAGAAAAGGGGTTTGTTTGTTTTTCCTCTTCAGTCTAAAGTAACAGGCATAAGATATTCTTATCAATGGATGAATATTGCACAAGAAAATGGTTGGCATGTCTTGTTTGATGCATCTGCATTAGGTCCTAAGGAAATGGAAACTTTAGGCCTCTCAATATTTCAGCCTGATTTTCTCATTTGCTCTTTCTACAAAGTATTTGGTGAAAATCCATCTGGTTTTTGTTGTCTGTTTGTGAAAAATTCAAGCATATCAGTGCTCAACAAATCCTCCACTAGCTTTGGAATTATTAGTCTTGTTCCAGCAACAAAACCATTTGATAaaaattcttctttttcttcatcacAATCAGTTCAAGAAGTGAGCCAAGAAAACTCTACTGAATTTCAAGAACTCAAACAAGTGTCTGAAGAACCAAAGCCAATACTCACATTGTTCGAAATATTAAACTGGGGTCTGAAATCCAACAATAACAAATACAAAAAGGTAGAATCAAAGACGAGTATGAGTTCTGATGAGCTAGAATGTAGAGGCTTGGATCATGCTGATAAATTAGGCCTGGTTTTAATCAGTAGTAGAGCAAGATACCTTGTAAACTGGCTGATAAACGCGTTAACGCGCCTTCAACATCCTCATGCTGGAGATATTCATCCTCCTTTAGTGAAAATCTATGGACCAAAGATAAGTTTCAACAGAGGACTAGCTGTGGCATTCAATGTGTTTGATTGGAAAGGTCAAAAGGTTGATCCAACACTAGTACAGAAGCTAGCGGATCGCAACAATATATCCATTTCTTGTGCATTTTTGCAGCATATATGGTTTTCAAAAATGTATGATGATGAAAAGAAGACAATCTTGGAAACAAGAAGTGGTGAAGTGAGAGATAATAAGAAGGGGAAATTGAATTGTGGTGTATCAGTTATAACTGTTTCAATTGCGATGATGACAAACTTTGAAGATTTGTATAGGCTGTGGAGTTTTATAGCTAGATTCTTGGATGCTGATTTTGTTGAGAAAGAAAGATGGAGATACAAGGCACTTAATCAAACAACTATTGAAGTGTAG